From Achromobacter spanius, a single genomic window includes:
- a CDS encoding branched-chain amino acid ABC transporter permease — translation MDIFIQQLINGVTLGSVYALVALGYTMVYGIIGLINFAHGDVVMIGAMAATTVAISLVGGDPGASAFVVLGVGLLVSVPLCMAVGWTAERVAYRPLRRAPRLAALITAIGVSIILQNVVMMAWGRNYLNFPQVLSPRVFEFAGARMSSLQIAIVVIAALIMGGLLAVVHKTRLGTAMRATAQNREVAGLMGVNINTVISAAFLIGSALAAVAGMMVATYYGVSQYTMGFMLGLKAFTAAVLGGIGNLVGAMAGGLLLGIIESLGAGYIGDLTGGFLGSHYQDVFAFFVLVLVLIFRPSGLLGERVGDRA, via the coding sequence ATGGATATCTTCATTCAACAACTGATTAACGGCGTCACGCTCGGCAGCGTGTACGCCCTGGTCGCCCTTGGCTACACCATGGTGTACGGCATCATCGGGCTGATCAACTTTGCGCATGGCGACGTCGTCATGATCGGCGCGATGGCGGCCACCACGGTCGCCATTTCGCTGGTGGGCGGCGATCCCGGCGCCTCGGCCTTCGTGGTGCTGGGCGTCGGCCTGCTGGTCTCCGTGCCCCTGTGCATGGCGGTAGGCTGGACGGCCGAACGCGTGGCTTACCGGCCGCTGCGCCGCGCGCCGCGTCTGGCGGCGCTGATCACGGCCATCGGCGTGTCCATCATCCTGCAGAACGTGGTGATGATGGCCTGGGGCCGCAATTACCTGAACTTCCCGCAAGTGCTGTCGCCGAGGGTGTTCGAGTTTGCCGGCGCACGCATGAGCTCGCTGCAGATCGCCATCGTGGTGATCGCGGCGCTCATCATGGGCGGACTGCTGGCCGTCGTGCACAAGACCCGGCTCGGCACCGCGATGCGCGCCACCGCGCAGAACCGCGAGGTCGCGGGCCTGATGGGCGTGAACATCAACACGGTGATCTCGGCCGCCTTCCTGATCGGCTCGGCGCTTGCGGCCGTGGCCGGCATGATGGTCGCCACGTATTACGGCGTGTCGCAATACACGATGGGCTTCATGCTGGGCCTGAAGGCCTTCACCGCCGCGGTGCTGGGCGGGATCGGCAACCTGGTTGGCGCGATGGCCGGCGGCCTGCTGCTGGGCATCATCGAATCGCTGGGCGCGGGCTACATCGGCGACCTGACGGGCGGCTTCCTCGGCAGCCATTACCAGGATGTGTTTGCGTTCTTCGTGCTGGTGCTCGTCCTGATCTTCCGTCCCTCGGGTCTCCTGGGTGAACGGGTGGGGGATCGCGCATGA
- a CDS encoding branched-chain amino acid ABC transporter substrate-binding protein, translating into MKFRTTLKLLAASIAAAGMTAAVQAADVKFGFAAPLTGPQSHYGEDMQNGLNLALEEANKKGIKIDGETAKFVLVSRDDQADPRVGVQVAQQLVDQDVVGILGHFNSGTTIPASRVYHDAGLPQIAMATSPEYTKQGYETTFRMMTSDTQQGAAVGKFIVQNLKAKKVAIIDDRTAYGQGLADEVEKAVKAAGGQVVRREYTTDKANDFTAILTNIKGSAPDAIFYGGLDAQSGPMKRQLATLGLKAPLVSGEMTRSDTFIKLAGDAADGTYASLAGVPLDKMAAGKDFDQKYQARFKKAPGVYAPYAYDGAWNMITAIEEAGSADPEKYLPKLAKLNRKGATSEHISYDDKGDLKEISVTIYEVKNGKWEMVETMVSQAN; encoded by the coding sequence ATGAAGTTCCGCACCACTTTGAAGCTTCTCGCTGCAAGCATCGCCGCCGCCGGCATGACGGCCGCCGTGCAGGCCGCCGACGTCAAGTTCGGCTTCGCAGCCCCGCTGACCGGTCCGCAATCGCACTACGGCGAGGACATGCAGAACGGCCTGAATCTGGCCCTCGAAGAAGCGAACAAGAAGGGCATCAAGATTGATGGCGAGACGGCCAAGTTCGTGCTGGTGTCGCGCGACGACCAGGCTGATCCGCGCGTGGGCGTGCAGGTTGCCCAGCAACTCGTCGACCAGGACGTCGTGGGCATCCTGGGCCACTTCAACTCGGGCACCACGATTCCCGCGTCGCGTGTCTACCACGATGCCGGCCTGCCGCAGATCGCCATGGCGACCTCGCCCGAATACACCAAGCAAGGCTACGAAACCACGTTCCGCATGATGACCAGCGACACCCAGCAGGGCGCCGCGGTCGGCAAGTTCATCGTGCAGAACCTGAAGGCCAAGAAGGTCGCGATCATCGACGACCGCACCGCCTACGGCCAAGGCTTGGCCGACGAGGTCGAGAAGGCCGTCAAGGCCGCCGGCGGCCAGGTCGTGCGCCGCGAATACACCACCGACAAGGCCAACGACTTCACGGCCATCCTGACCAACATCAAGGGTTCCGCGCCTGACGCCATCTTCTACGGCGGCCTGGACGCACAGTCCGGCCCGATGAAGCGCCAGCTCGCCACGCTGGGCCTGAAGGCCCCGCTGGTGTCCGGCGAAATGACGCGTAGCGACACCTTCATCAAGCTGGCCGGCGACGCCGCCGACGGCACCTATGCCTCGCTGGCCGGCGTGCCGCTGGACAAGATGGCCGCGGGCAAGGACTTCGATCAGAAATACCAGGCCCGCTTCAAGAAGGCCCCCGGCGTCTACGCGCCGTACGCCTACGACGGCGCCTGGAATATGATCACGGCCATCGAAGAGGCCGGTTCCGCCGACCCCGAAAAGTACCTGCCCAAGCTGGCCAAGCTGAACCGCAAGGGCGCGACGAGCGAGCACATTTCCTACGACGACAAGGGCGATCTGAAGGAAATCTCGGTCACCATCTACGAAGTCAAGAACGGCAAATGGGAGATGGTTGAAACGATGGTCAGCCAGGCTAACTAA
- the putA gene encoding trifunctional transcriptional regulator/proline dehydrogenase/L-glutamate gamma-semialdehyde dehydrogenase — MASTTLGVKVDDALRDRLKAAANKLNCTPHWLHKQAILSYLDKIERGHLPAEMSHLSADAAGEEDAAESHAAPTPPFYEFGQDVQPQSVLRAAITAAYRRPEPECVPLLLGQARVPNLEKVHAMAAGLVKKLRGKRTGGGVEGLIQEFSLSSQEGVALMCLAEALLRIPDRATRDALIRDKVARGDWKSHMGGSQSLFVNAATWGLMITGKLVAVSSEQSLSKALTRLIGKGGEPLVRKGVNMAMRMMGEQFVSGQTISEALANNRKMESRGFRYSYDMLGEAATTAEDADRYYASYEQAIHAIGKAAAGRGIYEGPGISIKLSALHPRYSRGQRERVMAELLPRVKALTILARSYDIGLNIDAEEADRLEISLDLLEALCFTPELEGWSGIGFVIQAYQKRAPFVIDYVIDLARRSRHRVMVRLVKGAYWDSEIKRAQVDGLEGYPVYTRKLYTDVAYIACARKLLAAPEAVYPQFATHNAYTLAAIYQLAGQNYYPGQYEFQCLHGMGEPLYEEVVGPLTQGKLNRPCRIYAPVGTHETLLAYLVRRLLENGANTSFVNLIGDETIPVETLVADPVEAASRITPLGAPHEKIPLPRELYGNPQDGARANSAGLDLSNEHRLGSLSAALLASAGTPWRAGPMLGEGSEHWDAAKAIEVRNPANLRDVVGHVIEADSADAEVALRAAANAAPIWQSTPVAERAQCLRRAAQLLEEQMQTLLGLIVREAGKSLPNAIAEVREAVDFLRYYADQAEQEFSNDTHRPLGTVLCISPWNFPLAIFTGQVAAALAAGNTVLAKPAEQTPLIAAQAVAILRAAGVPAGAVQLLPGRGETIGAQLVANPGVRGVMFTGSTDVARIIARTLADRLDDNGHTIPLIAETGGQNAMVVDSSALSEQVVFDVLSSAFDSAGQRCSALRVLCVQEDNADHVLTMLRGAMRELAVGNPDRLSVDVGPVIDTDARNGIQRHIETMRTAGHRIDQVELNGECRHGTFVPPTIIEIDNVSELTREVFGPVLHVVRYKRDELDALLDAVNGTGYGLTFGVHTRIDETIAHVTGQVHAGNVYVNRNIVGAVVGVQPFGGEALSGTGPKAGGPLYMYRLLGTRPAGLPPALDAAAPLPQRIALPGPTGETNTYMVEPRGAVYCVAATEAGARAQWSVARLTGNHAWFADTPAAQALLATLDADQQGQAGILPDADVDEADYQAVLFEGDGDALKALNQRIARRPGPILAVHGLTSDALAAGASYVPERLLTERSVSVNTAAAGGNASLMTIG, encoded by the coding sequence ATGGCCAGCACGACCCTCGGCGTCAAAGTCGACGATGCACTCCGCGACCGCCTGAAAGCCGCCGCCAACAAGCTCAACTGCACGCCGCACTGGCTGCACAAGCAAGCGATCCTGTCCTATCTGGACAAGATCGAGCGCGGTCATCTCCCCGCCGAGATGTCCCACCTGAGCGCGGATGCCGCGGGTGAAGAGGATGCGGCCGAATCCCATGCCGCGCCCACGCCGCCGTTCTATGAATTCGGGCAGGACGTGCAGCCGCAGTCCGTGCTGCGCGCCGCCATCACGGCGGCCTATCGCCGTCCCGAGCCCGAGTGCGTGCCGCTGCTGCTGGGCCAGGCCCGCGTGCCGAACCTGGAAAAGGTGCACGCGATGGCGGCCGGCCTGGTCAAGAAGCTGCGCGGCAAGCGCACCGGTGGCGGGGTCGAGGGCCTGATCCAGGAATTCTCGCTTTCCAGTCAGGAAGGCGTGGCGCTGATGTGCCTGGCCGAAGCGCTGCTGCGCATTCCCGACCGCGCCACGCGCGACGCGCTGATCCGCGACAAGGTCGCCCGCGGCGATTGGAAGTCGCACATGGGCGGTTCGCAGTCGCTGTTCGTCAACGCCGCGACCTGGGGTCTGATGATCACGGGCAAGCTGGTGGCCGTGAGCAGCGAGCAGTCGTTGTCCAAGGCGCTGACGCGCCTGATCGGCAAGGGCGGCGAGCCGTTGGTGCGCAAGGGCGTGAACATGGCCATGCGCATGATGGGCGAACAGTTCGTGTCGGGCCAGACGATATCTGAAGCCCTGGCCAACAACCGCAAGATGGAATCGCGCGGCTTCCGCTATTCGTACGACATGCTCGGCGAAGCCGCGACCACGGCGGAAGATGCCGACCGCTACTACGCCTCGTATGAGCAGGCCATCCATGCGATCGGCAAGGCCGCCGCGGGGCGCGGCATCTACGAAGGCCCCGGCATCTCCATCAAGCTGTCGGCCCTGCATCCGCGTTACTCGCGCGGCCAGCGCGAGCGCGTCATGGCGGAACTGCTGCCGCGCGTGAAGGCGCTGACCATCCTGGCGCGCAGCTACGACATCGGCCTGAACATCGACGCCGAAGAAGCCGACCGCCTGGAGATCTCGCTGGATCTGCTTGAAGCGCTGTGCTTCACGCCGGAACTGGAAGGCTGGAGCGGCATCGGCTTCGTCATCCAGGCTTATCAGAAGCGTGCGCCGTTCGTTATTGATTACGTGATCGACCTGGCCCGCCGCAGCCGTCACCGCGTGATGGTGCGTCTGGTGAAGGGCGCCTACTGGGATAGCGAAATCAAGCGCGCCCAGGTCGACGGTCTGGAAGGCTATCCGGTCTACACCCGCAAGCTGTACACGGACGTGGCGTACATCGCCTGCGCCCGCAAGCTGCTGGCCGCGCCCGAGGCCGTGTATCCGCAGTTCGCCACGCACAACGCCTACACGCTGGCCGCGATCTATCAGCTTGCCGGTCAGAACTACTACCCCGGCCAGTACGAATTCCAGTGCCTGCACGGCATGGGCGAGCCGCTGTACGAAGAAGTGGTTGGCCCGCTGACCCAGGGCAAGCTCAACCGTCCGTGCCGAATCTACGCGCCGGTCGGCACGCACGAAACGCTGCTGGCGTACCTGGTGCGCCGCCTGCTCGAAAACGGCGCCAACACCTCGTTCGTGAACCTGATCGGCGATGAAACCATCCCGGTCGAAACGCTGGTCGCCGACCCCGTGGAAGCCGCCTCGCGCATCACGCCGCTGGGCGCGCCGCACGAGAAGATTCCGTTGCCGCGCGAGCTCTACGGCAATCCGCAGGACGGCGCGCGCGCCAACTCGGCCGGCCTGGACCTCAGCAACGAACATCGCCTGGGCTCGCTGTCGGCGGCGCTCTTGGCCAGCGCCGGCACGCCGTGGCGCGCCGGTCCGATGCTGGGCGAAGGGAGTGAGCACTGGGATGCCGCCAAGGCAATCGAAGTGCGCAACCCCGCCAATCTGCGCGACGTGGTCGGCCATGTCATCGAAGCCGACTCGGCCGATGCGGAAGTCGCCCTGCGCGCCGCCGCCAACGCCGCGCCGATCTGGCAGTCCACGCCGGTCGCCGAGCGTGCCCAGTGCTTGCGCCGCGCGGCGCAGTTGCTGGAAGAGCAGATGCAGACCTTGCTGGGCCTCATCGTGCGCGAAGCCGGCAAATCGCTGCCCAACGCCATCGCGGAAGTGCGCGAGGCCGTGGACTTCCTGCGCTACTACGCCGATCAGGCCGAGCAGGAATTCAGCAACGATACGCACCGTCCGCTGGGCACCGTGCTGTGCATCAGCCCCTGGAATTTCCCGCTGGCAATCTTCACCGGTCAGGTCGCTGCTGCGCTGGCGGCGGGCAATACCGTGCTGGCCAAGCCGGCCGAGCAGACCCCGCTGATCGCGGCGCAAGCCGTGGCCATCCTGCGCGCGGCCGGCGTGCCCGCTGGCGCCGTGCAGTTGCTGCCGGGCCGCGGCGAAACCATCGGCGCGCAACTGGTTGCCAATCCTGGCGTGCGCGGCGTGATGTTCACCGGCTCGACCGACGTGGCCCGCATCATCGCCCGCACCCTGGCCGACCGTCTGGACGATAACGGCCACACGATCCCGCTGATCGCGGAAACTGGCGGCCAGAACGCCATGGTGGTGGACTCGTCGGCCCTGTCGGAGCAGGTCGTGTTCGACGTGCTCAGTTCGGCCTTCGATTCGGCGGGCCAGCGTTGCTCGGCGCTACGCGTGCTGTGCGTGCAGGAAGACAACGCGGACCACGTGCTGACGATGCTGCGCGGCGCGATGCGCGAGCTGGCCGTCGGCAACCCGGATCGCCTGTCGGTCGACGTGGGCCCCGTGATCGACACCGATGCCCGCAACGGCATTCAGCGTCACATCGAAACCATGCGCACGGCCGGCCATCGCATCGACCAGGTCGAGCTTAACGGCGAATGCCGCCACGGCACCTTCGTGCCGCCGACCATCATCGAGATCGACAACGTCAGCGAGCTGACCCGTGAAGTCTTCGGGCCGGTGCTGCACGTGGTGCGCTACAAGCGCGACGAACTCGACGCGCTGCTCGACGCCGTCAACGGCACGGGATACGGGCTGACATTCGGTGTGCACACGCGTATCGACGAAACCATCGCGCACGTGACGGGCCAGGTTCACGCCGGCAACGTCTACGTCAACCGCAACATCGTGGGCGCCGTGGTGGGCGTGCAGCCGTTCGGCGGCGAAGCGCTGTCGGGCACGGGTCCGAAGGCGGGCGGTCCGCTGTACATGTACCGCCTGCTGGGCACGCGCCCCGCAGGCCTGCCGCCGGCCCTGGACGCCGCGGCGCCGCTGCCGCAGCGCATCGCGCTGCCCGGCCCGACGGGCGAGACCAACACGTATATGGTCGAGCCGCGAGGCGCCGTGTATTGCGTGGCCGCCACCGAGGCCGGCGCTCGGGCGCAGTGGTCCGTGGCCCGTCTGACGGGCAACCATGCCTGGTTTGCGGACACGCCGGCCGCGCAGGCGCTGCTGGCGACGCTGGACGCCGATCAGCAGGGCCAGGCAGGCATCCTTCCGGATGCCGACGTCGACGAGGCCGACTACCAGGCCGTGTTGTTCGAAGGTGATGGCGACGCGCTCAAGGCGCTGAACCAGCGCATCGCGCGGCGTCCGGGTCCCATCCTGGCGGTGCATGGCCTGACCTCCGACGCCTTGGCGGCGGGCGCCAGCTACGTGCCGGAACGCCTCTTGACCGAGCGTTCCGTCAGCGTCAACACGGCGGCGGCGGGCGGCAATGCCAGCCTCATGACCATCGGTTAA
- a CDS encoding PqiC family protein, which translates to MKSRLSCSATPSRNGRARAALAVLALSGALAACGSSPPVHYYTLQTPERSAASGAAPGSASFLIEVQAVTLSTQADQPQLMVRTGDGSISALYSERWSSPLGDELRNALSDALKRDLGALDVQMVKPGPGAPIWRVQTDVQRFEMVSGSMAQLDATWRVRPVDTKGTGLLCRSVVTEDVSDDAIPTLIAAQQRAVVSLAGVMAAAIRGQTPAGSGSVQMMGCSALKE; encoded by the coding sequence ATGAAAAGCCGACTCTCTTGCTCCGCAACCCCGTCCCGCAACGGACGCGCCCGCGCCGCGCTGGCCGTGCTGGCGCTGTCCGGCGCGCTGGCGGCCTGCGGGTCGTCGCCGCCCGTTCATTACTACACGCTGCAGACGCCCGAGCGTTCGGCGGCGTCCGGCGCCGCGCCGGGCTCGGCGTCGTTCCTGATCGAGGTGCAGGCCGTCACGTTGTCCACGCAGGCCGATCAGCCGCAACTCATGGTGCGCACCGGCGACGGCAGCATTTCCGCCCTGTATTCCGAGCGCTGGAGTTCGCCGCTGGGCGACGAATTGCGCAATGCCTTGTCCGATGCGCTCAAGCGCGATCTGGGCGCGCTCGATGTGCAGATGGTCAAGCCGGGGCCGGGGGCGCCGATCTGGCGCGTGCAGACCGACGTGCAGCGGTTTGAAATGGTGTCCGGCAGCATGGCGCAACTGGATGCCACGTGGCGCGTGCGGCCCGTCGACACCAAGGGCACGGGCCTGTTGTGCCGCAGCGTTGTCACCGAAGACGTTTCCGATGACGCCATTCCCACCCTGATCGCCGCGCAACAGCGCGCGGTGGTGAGCCTGGCGGGCGTCATGGCGGCAGCCATTCGCGGCCAGACCCCGGCGGGGTCCGGCTCGGTCCAGATGATGGGATGTTCCGCGCTGAAGGAATGA
- a CDS encoding intermembrane transport protein PqiB, with protein sequence MSEQAPGSGEEKFASPAISRKKKSRISWIWLVPVVAALMGLSLVVRTWMQAGPDISISFNTAEGLEVGKTQLRYKDVNIGTVKSIGFNSDRSKVVVKAELSKQVSDLAREGTNFWVVRPRLDVSGVSGLGTLLSGAYIGVDAEEGKDTSNRATKLSFEGLETPPAVTHDRAGKRFMLKASDLGSLDIGSPVYYRRINVGRVIGYALDDNGSAVNVEVFVDAPNDKFVTNGTRFWNASGVDFSVNADGLKVRTQSLVSMAVGGVAFASVQNARDGEAAAKADTEFDLYATEAAAKANPDGEAFPIRMRFDQSIRGLAVGAPVDFNGITLGDVTQITLDFDPATKRFYSLVDATLYPERLGRVYEEVRERAIKEGDVAGGRLLGVMIKHGLRAQLRTANLLTGQLYVVLDNVPNAKPVEFVMSEPAIIPTVPGNLDQLQQQVTNIVTKIEKIPFDKIGEDLRATLASTSKLMNRLDKQVAPEAQKALKAAKDSMANINSLLASDASLPVNTERAMQELSRAARSLRALADFLQSNPEALLRGRGEDPIPGAGPVRN encoded by the coding sequence ATGTCCGAGCAAGCCCCCGGATCTGGTGAAGAGAAGTTCGCGTCGCCCGCGATCTCGCGCAAGAAGAAAAGCCGGATCTCCTGGATCTGGCTGGTCCCCGTCGTGGCCGCGTTGATGGGCCTGTCGCTGGTCGTGCGGACCTGGATGCAGGCTGGCCCTGACATTTCCATCTCTTTCAATACTGCCGAAGGCCTGGAAGTGGGCAAGACCCAGCTTCGCTACAAGGACGTGAATATCGGCACGGTCAAATCCATTGGTTTTAATTCCGACCGCAGCAAGGTGGTCGTGAAAGCCGAGCTGTCCAAGCAAGTCTCTGATTTGGCGCGAGAAGGCACCAACTTCTGGGTGGTGCGCCCGCGGCTGGACGTAAGCGGCGTCTCGGGCCTGGGCACCTTGCTGTCGGGTGCCTACATCGGCGTGGATGCGGAAGAGGGCAAGGACACCAGCAACCGCGCCACCAAACTGTCTTTCGAAGGCTTGGAAACCCCGCCCGCCGTGACCCACGATCGCGCGGGCAAGCGCTTCATGCTCAAGGCCTCGGACCTGGGTTCGCTCGATATCGGCTCGCCCGTCTATTACCGCCGCATCAACGTGGGCCGCGTGATCGGCTACGCCTTGGACGACAACGGCAGCGCCGTGAACGTCGAGGTGTTCGTCGATGCGCCCAACGACAAGTTCGTCACCAATGGCACCCGCTTCTGGAATGCCAGCGGCGTGGACTTCAGCGTTAACGCCGACGGCCTGAAGGTGCGCACGCAATCGCTCGTGTCGATGGCGGTGGGCGGCGTGGCGTTCGCGTCCGTGCAGAACGCCCGCGATGGCGAAGCGGCCGCCAAGGCCGACACCGAGTTCGACCTGTACGCCACCGAGGCCGCGGCCAAGGCCAATCCGGACGGCGAAGCCTTCCCGATCCGCATGCGCTTTGACCAGTCGATCCGCGGGCTGGCCGTGGGGGCGCCGGTTGACTTCAACGGCATCACGCTGGGCGACGTCACGCAGATCACGCTGGACTTCGATCCCGCCACCAAGCGCTTCTACTCGCTGGTGGACGCCACCCTGTATCCGGAACGGCTGGGCCGCGTCTACGAAGAGGTGCGCGAGCGGGCGATCAAGGAAGGCGACGTGGCAGGCGGCCGCTTGCTGGGCGTGATGATCAAGCATGGGCTGCGCGCGCAATTGCGCACCGCCAACCTGCTGACCGGCCAGCTTTACGTGGTGCTGGACAACGTGCCGAACGCCAAGCCCGTCGAGTTCGTGATGTCCGAGCCCGCGATCATCCCCACGGTGCCGGGCAATCTGGACCAGCTCCAGCAGCAGGTCACCAACATCGTCACCAAGATCGAGAAGATTCCGTTCGACAAGATCGGCGAGGATCTGCGCGCCACGCTGGCCAGCACGTCCAAGCTGATGAATCGCCTGGACAAGCAGGTGGCGCCCGAGGCGCAGAAGGCGCTCAAGGCGGCCAAGGACTCGATGGCGAACATCAACTCGCTGCTGGCCTCCGACGCCTCGCTGCCGGTCAATACCGAACGGGCGATGCAGGAACTGAGCCGCGCGGCGCGATCGCTGCGCGCGCTGGCCGACTTCCTGCAATCCAACCCCGAAGCCCTGCTGCGCGGCAGAGGCGAAGACCCCATCCCGGGCGCCGGCCCAGTCAGGAACTAG
- a CDS encoding paraquat-inducible protein A: protein MTADRQPLIECEHCASIYRRHQLEPGETANCARCGAVLWRYSGLTLSNWLALAITALIVFGVANAYPVASMSVQGMVQQASLLDSISITWRQGHWLVSIMTGLAGFALPLLQLTVLLWVLGPLSRGREPADFHAAMRLLGALRPWCMVPVFLLGVLVAVVKLAGMAAVAPGIGLAAFGVLTVLLTMLGRLSPHVLWRYAESVGVVPVHVPEAGSDVVLTGCHVCGQVQALPRDADPEAHHHCVRCDAVVHYRKPDHVARTWALLLAAVVFYIPANVLPVMKVSSLLGDSAHTILGGVVELWQMGSWDIALIVFIASVAVPLTKLLALILLLLTEQWRSTTNLGARTRLYQMVEFIGQWSMLDVFVVILLAALADFQGLMEISAGAGAAAFGVVVILTMLAAMSFDLRRSWDLEGQSEIESAPVEGRHAPVSVSGKQVG, encoded by the coding sequence ATGACCGCGGACCGCCAGCCGCTGATCGAATGCGAACACTGCGCAAGCATTTATCGCCGACATCAGCTTGAACCTGGCGAGACTGCCAATTGTGCCCGCTGCGGCGCCGTGCTCTGGCGCTACAGCGGGCTTACTTTGTCCAATTGGCTGGCGCTCGCCATCACTGCCCTGATCGTCTTCGGGGTGGCCAATGCCTACCCGGTCGCTTCGATGTCCGTGCAGGGCATGGTGCAGCAGGCTTCTCTGCTGGACTCCATTTCCATTACCTGGCGCCAAGGCCATTGGCTCGTGTCCATCATGACCGGCCTGGCGGGCTTCGCGCTGCCGCTTCTGCAACTCACTGTGCTGCTGTGGGTGCTGGGCCCGTTGTCGCGGGGCCGCGAGCCGGCGGATTTCCACGCCGCCATGCGCCTGTTGGGCGCGCTGCGGCCGTGGTGCATGGTGCCGGTGTTCCTTTTGGGGGTGCTGGTTGCCGTGGTGAAACTGGCGGGGATGGCCGCGGTGGCGCCGGGCATCGGTCTGGCCGCGTTCGGCGTGCTGACCGTCCTGCTGACGATGCTGGGCAGGTTGTCGCCCCATGTGTTGTGGCGGTATGCCGAATCCGTCGGCGTGGTGCCCGTGCATGTGCCCGAGGCGGGGTCCGACGTCGTGTTGACCGGTTGCCACGTCTGCGGCCAGGTACAGGCCCTGCCGCGGGACGCCGATCCCGAGGCGCACCATCACTGCGTGCGCTGCGACGCGGTGGTGCATTACCGCAAGCCCGATCACGTGGCGCGCACTTGGGCGCTGTTGCTGGCGGCCGTGGTGTTCTACATTCCCGCGAACGTGCTGCCGGTGATGAAGGTCAGTTCGCTGCTGGGCGACAGCGCGCACACCATTCTGGGTGGCGTCGTGGAGCTCTGGCAGATGGGCTCGTGGGACATTGCGCTGATCGTGTTCATCGCCAGCGTGGCGGTGCCGCTGACCAAACTGTTGGCACTTATCTTGCTGCTGCTTACTGAGCAATGGCGTAGCACAACCAATCTGGGGGCGCGTACGCGGTTGTATCAGATGGTTGAATTCATTGGCCAGTGGTCGATGCTGGATGTATTTGTCGTTATATTGCTGGCGGCGCTGGCCGACTTTCAGGGCTTGATGGAGATCAGCGCCGGTGCCGGCGCCGCGGCGTTTGGCGTGGTCGTCATCCTGACCATGCTGGCGGCCATGAGCTTCGATCTGCGCCGTAGCTGGGACCTTGAAGGTCAGTCTGAAATTGAATCAGCGCCGGTGGAGGGCCGGCATGCGCCGGTGTCCGTCTCCGGCAAGCAAGTGGGCTAG